The genomic DNA TGCTTTGCCTCGCTGTACGCCAATAAGGCCGTGAAAGTACGATTATTTTCGATTTGTTGTAGCGATAACCTTGAACTTTCCTGTCATGTGTAACAGTTGTACTTCTTGAGCGTTAATAGAAGTATTGCGAATATTGCGTCTGTGAGTACGTTTTTACAAGATAAGAGCAACGTTTCCCTAAATGTGATTTCTGTTTTATAATTAAAATGCAACTTTATGAAAATTTTTACCACATAGCGCGAAAATATTATTAAAACGGTGGTGCGCGGTTACGGAGTGACTCACACCCCAATTTTTGGGTTTATCGCTTGCTGTAGCGAAAGCCGTGACGAGGAGATTTCTGTGAATGCAAAAATTCTTGTTGTAGATGATGATGAAATTACCCTAACTTCGATAGCAGAGATTTTATTGACAGAGGGGTATTTTGTTGTTGAGGCCAGCAATGGAGCGGATGCGCTCAATATTCTTGAACAAGATGATATTGATTTGATGCTGCTTGATATTATGATGCCAGGGATGAGCGGGATTGAAGTTTTACGCGATGTTGAACTTATTTCTCCGGAAACAAAAGTCATAATGCTGACCGGAAACGCCTCGTTGGATACAGCCGTCAGTGCATTGCGTCATTCAGCTTATGACTATATTAGCAAACCCCAGGGAGCGCAAGAAATTCTCAGCCGGGTAGCAAATGGCTTGGCTCGCCGGGACGAAGAGAAGCACAAACGTATTTTGATCGCTCAGATCGAAGATTCGATTGAGCAATTGAAAAAAGCTGAGGGCATGACCGAAACGGTGAAATACAAGCGGAAAGTGATGTCTATGCCAGATGGGGTGATGCTGGACCTTGCCCGCCGTGAGATTTGGCGCGGCAATAACAAAGAGCGTCTTACTCCCACCGAAGGGAAACTTTTAGAAGTATTTGTGACGAGCTGGGGTCGAGTATTAACTCATGGAGAATTGGTGTTTTTGGTACAGGGATATGAAGTTGCTGAATGGGAGGCTCCTGAGGTTCTGCGCCCACTGATTAGCCGTTTGCGCCGGAAATTAGCAACCTTTCCAGATGGTGAGAGATGGATTGCCAGTGTTCGGGGCACCGGCTATATTTTTGATGCGGATCGACCGGTTTGATACGTTTTCCCCAGAGTTGGTGTAGCGATGAATAATCAAAGTGCGTGGAAAATTCTCCACGCACTTTGATTATAACTTCTGTTGCACATTAGTCGTGTGGATGCCAGGGGAGTTCACTTGAGATAGTTGGGTGGCTGAGCCAACTTAACCACCCGCCTGGCGTATCTTTTTGTGGGAGTGTTTTTTCCATGCTAATCAAGATCAGGCTAATGCCTAGCAGCGCTGCGCCAAGCCATTGGAGGCTACTGAGTTGTTCTCCCAACCAGACATAAGCCATTAGTAGCGTAACCAAAACTTCGCTCAACCCAAGAATGGCGGTTTGCATTCCCCCAAGATGTTTGACACCCAAAAATAAAGTCAGGCGCGAGAGAAAGGTCACAACAGTCAGACCGATCATTGGCATCCAAACACTTGTTTCATGGGGTAATGTGCTCACGGGCGAAAAAAAGAATGTGGGTAATAGGACTGCGCTCATCGCCAAGAGGGTATAAACAGCCACCGTGGGGGCAGGCATATCGTAGAGTACGCGCTGATTAATGGGCAGGTGCAAAGCATAAAGTGCAGCCCCCACCAGCATTTGCAGCACCCCCACCAGATCTATAGTTTGTGTCCCGGTCTGAATTAGTAGATAAACCGCAGGAATTGTTAATCCTAATCGAAACAGCGTTAATCGGCTTGGGGGCTGTCGGTCGAGAAACATCCATAAGGCAACGAAAAGCGGGTAACACGAATAGAGCAATAGGCCCACACCTGCATCAATTCTCCCTAGCGAACTGTAGAAAAAGAGCGACCCGATACCATTGATCCAACCCGCTAGCAAACACCCCAGCAGACCTGCCGGGTAAATGTATAGATAGCGTGGTCGAAAGATCGCCATCAGAATTAGCAACATCAGCGCCGCCAGAATTGTGCGTGTGGCGACAACTGTCAGCGGAGAAGCTCCGAGAAGAATGGCTTTTTTGCCAAAAACGGGAGCCATCCCGAAAAAAATTGCTGATGACAGTGCTGCCGTGATGCCCTTTGTGCGAAGTTTTGACATATGAAATTAATCGTTTCCGTTCCCTAACAAGGTATTGATTTCGCCAACTAACTCATCATCTAAGAATTCGCCTTTTTGCATCAGCGTATGGATGCGCCCGCGCAGGCGAATTTTTTCGTCGGGGGTGAGTGCTTTTGCAGTTACAACGATCACGGCAATCGAGGCTGTATCTTCATCGGCCTTGAGAGCGTCGAGCACACTAAACCCATCGACTTCCGGCATCATCAGATCGAGTATCATCACATCGGGATGTTCTTTGCGGGCCAACTCGATGGCTTCGCGGCCGTTGGTGGCCTCATAGATGGTGTATTCTCCCTGGGATTGCAGAATCCGGCGGATGAGCCGACGAGCATGGGGATGGTCATCTACAATGGCGATGCTGGAATACTGCTTGGGGGTGATTCTGCTTAATGCGCTGAGCAAACCCTCCTCGGGTTTTTCTTCCGGCGGCTTTTCGGGGATCTCTATATCGTGAACCCAACCATCGCCCAGGATCATCTTTTCTACCGGCATGGTATGTCCGGTCAGGTTGATGACGACGATATCATCAGGCTTGATCTGCCCGGCACGCACCATTTTTATCAATCCGGCAAAGGCCACTGCAGAAGCAGGCTCCATAGAGAGGCCTTCCATCTTGGCAAGCACATGGATGGCGCGGAAGGCTTCTTCATCGCTGACGCTTTCGAAGGTGCCGCCATTGGCTTGCAGTATGCGTTTGCGCAGCAAGGTATAGGTGCCTCCGGGGTCTCCGGTTGCCAGGGTGGCAATATGTGTGCGCGGTGAAAGTACCGGCTCAGCCTTTTCAAGGTTGTTTTTCCACCCGTGAACCATTGGCGCGCAGCCCTCGGCCTGGATGCTGGCAAACGCTGGAATACGATCAATGATTCCCATTGTTTTAAGTTCGTCAAAGCCCTTGAGCACACCCACCGGGCCTAAGCCTCCGCTCACGGCCTGAATATACCAGTTAGGGGATTGCCAGGGAGGGGCATTTTCTGTGCCCTTTGCGGAGGGAGAGCCCATTGCATTGGTGAGTTGTTCACTGATTTCGAAAGCAATGGTTTTCATAGCTTCCAGGGCTGGAATTGAACGCACGCCGCGATCGAGATACGATGTTTGGAGGCGCTGTTGGGCAAATTCTGCTGCGAGCGCTTTCGTTTTATCGTATGAAGCCGTAACTTTGATTACCTGTGTGCCATATATAGCTACCTCGCGCATTTTTTCGGCGGGCACCAAGCTGGTGAGAAAGGCCCACAATTTGATTCCTGCGCGAGCGGTGTACGCTGAATAGGAGATCGCCACATTCCCGGTGGATGCCAATACAGTCTCAGTGATGCCTGCTTCCTTGAGGGCGGCTACGGTGATGGAAGCCTGACGGTCTTTGAAGGACCCCGTGGGGTTTTGTCGTTCGTCTTTAATATATAGATTTTTTAGCCCCAACATCATTCCCAGATTAGTGGCTTTGAGGAGCGGGGTTCCGCCTTCGCCCATGCTGATGGCAGGGTGGTGTTCGTTGATCGGCAAAAGTTCGTAAAAGCGCCAAATATCGAAGGGACGTCCCGCCAGATTGCCGAGGAAGTCTTTTGCAATTGCTTTGTAATCGTAGCGCGCCTCGCGCCAGCCACCGCCACATTGTGGGCAGTTTATTGCTTGTGGGGTATACGAAGCCTGATGCCCACAGTTCAGACACTCGGCAAAAACATGGGATTGCAGAGAATGTTTCATAAAAACAGTTTTACGAATAACCTTTCTGAAATGATAATTTGGAAGATACTGTAGTATTGAAAAATCAGCAATAGGGAAATAGTAAGGCCATTAAATTTTCAAATTGCACTTTGTGGGAGCCAGAAATTATGGTCAGACCCCCACCATGCACCTTCTTAATCTGCTTCCGGCGCAGAAATATCACGGATACGATTGAGCGCATTGCGAAGATCATTGCTTAGTATAGGTTTGAGCAAATATCCCGCGGCTCCCATAACTTGCGCTTTTTCTTGCTCTTCACGTAGACTGCAAATAATAACCGGAATATCTTGTGTGTCCGGATCTGCTTTCAGGGTTTCGAAGATTTCCCAGCCATCCTGATCGGGGAATACCAGTTCTAGTGTAATGGCGAAGGGTTGATATTGGCGCGCCATTTCCTTCACATCGTCGGGTTCCACAAGGGTGATAACTTGATAATCGGTACCTTGAAGATAGCGTTGATAGAGCAAAGAAACCTGAATGTCGCTGTCAACGGAAAGGATGGTAAGTTTGTCCTTTGCTGTGAGTGGGAGGGAGAATGAGAAGGTACTCCCTTTTCCAGGAGCGCTTTCGACATTGATCATCCCACCGTGCAAATCGACCAAAAGGCGTGTAATTGAGAGACCCAGGCCAGTGCCGCCAGTTTTGCGTGTAGCTGAACCATCAACTTGTGTGAATGGTTCGAATAGATCGGCTTGTGATTCGAGTGGAATGCCAACACCTGTATCGGTAACACTGATATAAATTTCGGGTTGGCCGAATGAATCGAGCTGTTGTTTTGCCGAGAGCGTGATGGAGCCTTCATCTGTAAACTTGGCTGCATTAGAGAGCAAATTTAGCAAAATCTGACGGACGCGGGTTGGGTCAGCGTGAACCTGAGGCAGTGTTTCGACGATGGATGAAATCAATTTGACAGGTTTGTCTTTTACCAGGCCGCGGGCGGTCGACAGTACGCTTTCGAAAATTTCAGTGAGATCGATTTCTTCAAAAGCGAGTTCCATCTTTCCAGCTTCAATCTTGGAAATGTCGAGAATATCGTTGATCATATTCAGTAAGTGTTGTCCTGCGCTGTAGATTGCGGAAAGATCTTGCTGTTGCTGATTGGTGACCGGGCCGTCAATGCCTTTCATAATAACGCGCGAAAAACCGATAATAGAGTTCAAGGGTGTGCGTAATTCATGGGACATATTGGCCAGAAATTGCGACTTAAGTTTATCTAACTCGCGTAGTTGTTCCGCCGTTTCACGCTGTTCCTCATACAGGCGTGCATTTTGAATGGCGGCTGCAGCCTGTGTAGCCAGTGTATGCAAGAGGATGATTTCTTCTTGGGCGAAGTTTTCAGCAGGGGAATTCCGATTGATAGAGATCACACCGATTACGCCTTCAGGGTTGCTAATGGGGATCATAGCGTTGACGGCGATATTTGATGCTTTGAAGGCGTCGCGAGCATGTTCTTGCAGTTGCGGATCAGCAGTGCTCACTGTAAGTGGTTCTTTACTCTCAATAACCTGTTGAGTAAGCGGGTAGTCGGAAAGCAGCAGCGTTTCTCCGATCAGGCTGGCATCGTCGCTACGGCGTGGATAGATGCCAGAACGGGTGATGGTATTGCCTGAGAGCATGAACAAGCTGGCGCTGCTGGCTTTGGCGGTGGCAGTCATGTGCGAAAGCAGGGTATTGATCACACCATCTAGGGTGAGCGCAGCGTTGAGTTGTGATGTAGTTTCCTGTAGCGCGGAAATATTTTTGAGCTGTTGTTGGGTCTGTGCGTAAAGCTCAACATTTCGGAGGGCGATAGCCACCTGTGATGCCATCGCCATCATTAAGTCCACATCTGATTGTGTGAAATTAGGTTCTTCAGGGAGATTGATGGCTGTCATCGTACCCATGATTTGATCGCGATGCAATAAAGGAACGACGATAATTGCGCCACAATTGGTTTCGATGCGCCGTTGCTGGGCAATTTCGTTCTCCCGGGGGTCTGGGACATCCTTTGGAGATAGTGCCGCTTCCCTTGTTTCGAGCACCCACCCGCTGAGTCCGCCGAGCAGTTCTTTATAAGGCACATGAACAACATGTTGTGCGCCGGGGCCGCCTTCCAGGAAATTGGTCACTTTCTCGTTTTTCGTATCGAAGGTGATTAGCGTGACGCGGTTGGCGGGGAGTTGCTGGGACACTGAATGAACGACGGTAGCTAAGAGATCGCGCAGTTCTTCTACTGAAAGTACAGAACGGCTGATATCATAGAGAGCTTCAGTGCGCCCGAGTGCGCTTTGGGTTTCTTCGTACAGGTTGGCATTTTCGATGGCAACCCCAATTTGCTGACCCACAGCTTGCATCAGGCCAATAGCAGCCACAGGCGTATTTTTCTCCCGGCTGAAGGCGCATAGAGTTCCCAGTATCTCAGCGCGCACTTCCAGCGGCACGCCCAGGTAGGAGTGGATGCCCAGATCAAGCAATCCCTGAACATTGATCGGAGATTCTATCGTCAGGTCATTAAGACTGACGAACTCTTGCTGCACATAGACGAGTTCACAAAGTGTGCCTTTAAGCCCATTGGTTTTCAGGATGTGCAGTAATTCTTTGGGGAGCGCCTGGTGTGAAATCAGGTCGAGGGTTGCGGTTTCTTTATTATAAATACTGATCAGGCCGCTGTCGAAGCCGGTGCTTGCCAGCACTTGTTCCAACACATCGGCGAGCATGTTTTGCAGTTGCAACGAGTGGCTGGCGACGTTGGTAATGTTGTAAAGCGCCTGCGTTTCGTTGAGTGCAGCGTTCGTGCGCTCGAATAATTGCGCATTTTGCAGCGCAATGGCAGATTGGCGTGCAATTGCTACCAATAAATCCTGATGGTGCTGGGTGAACATGCGCGGGCGCTGCACGTTTTGAGTAACGATCACACCGAGGACTTGATCGCCGATCAGCAATGGAACGCCCAGCCAGGATTGAGCTGGTTCTCCAATGATGATTTCTTCCAGATCGAGTTCACGAATGACTTCATCAACATTATCGGTGATGAGGAGCGGCACACGCGAATCGATCACATATTGGGTCAGCCCTTTGGTCTTTTTCATCGGCGGAATTTCGCCAATTTCGTGGTTGTCGATAACTAGTGGGAAAGAGAGCAGTTCCTCAGCTTCATCATAGAGGCATACAAAGAAGTAGGTTGCATCCATTAGCCGGGCAGTGTACTCATGGATGGTATGGATAATGTCTTGAACATCGAGTTGGCCGCCCAATTGGAGACTCATTTCATTGAGTGTAGTAAGTTCACTGGCGCGTGCCTGTGTCTGGTCGAAAAGACTTGCATTTTGCAGCGCATTGGCAACCTGATCCGACATGGTTTGCAGTGCGGTAATATCTTCATCGGAGAAGGCGTTGGCGATCTCGCTCTGAATGGTCATGGCGCCAATCACTTCACCGCGGCTGCGCAAAGGCAAGGCCATTTCGGAGAGCGTGTTGGGTAATATGGGGTTGACGAAACGCTCAACTTCATCGGGAGCCAACAGGGAGATACGGGCCTCGCCGCTGACGATACATTGACCAATCATCGATGCGCCGCCAATTTCGAGTTTGTGATCCCGTTCAAGTTGAATACGTCCGGCTTCGCCTGTACCAGCGCTTAGCACGCTCCAACGTTTGGCTTCATCATTCAGGAAAATACCCACATAGTAGAGATCAAAGCGATCGCGAATCAGGTTTACAGTTTGGATCAGAAGCGGGTGCGTTTCGAGAATGCTGCTGGCTGCCTGGGAGACTTCTGCCGCGGTGAACAACTGTTTTTGGCGAGCTTCAATTTGCTCGAAAAGACGTGTGTTTTGAATGGATGTTGAGGCTTGTGCCAAAATGGTTTCAATCAGCCGGATCTCATTGGCGTTTAGGCTACGTCCTTTTTCGGTAATGTGCAGGCCTACGGTTCCGATGCTTTCGTCGGCAACCACCAACGGTAAGAGCGCGAGTGTTTGTGTGCCGACGATCTCAATCAACCGTTTCATGGCTGGGGGTAGGGGCTTGTTTTGAATATCCTGAATATATACCGGGGACTTTGTTGTGATTGTTTTGAGCATTGGCGTATTTTCCAAGGGGATGATGCTGCCTGAAATCGCCGGGATTTTTTCTAAATTTGTTAAACTGACAATGGCATCAATGGCTGTTTTATCAGGGGTAATCAAACCAATGGTGAGATAATCCACTGGCAGGCTTGTGAGCAGGGCTTGCCCGATGATATTAAGATTTTCCTGCATATCCAGTGATGAGGCCACCTGAGAGACAATATTATTGATGAGTTGCAACTCTTCAGTGTGTGCTGTAGTTTCCTGGAATAGCCGGGCATTTTGCAGTGAGTTGGCAACCTGATCGGCCATTGTCTGGAGGGCAGCAATATCGTCCTCAGAGAAGGCGTTGGCTTCTTCGCTCTGAATGGTCATTGCGCCCAGGATGATGCCACGACTGCGCAGCGGCAGCGCCATTTCGGAAAGGGTATTGGGAAGCACCGGGTTTATAAAACGTTCCACTTCGTCGGGGGCCAGTAACGAAATACGGGCGTCGCCGGAAGCAACACTTTGTCCAATCATCGAAGTTCCGCCAATTTCCAGTTTATGCCCTTGCGCCAACTGGATTTTGCCTGCTTCACCAGTACCGGCACGCAGCATGGCCCAGCGCCCTGCCTCGCCGGAACGGCTGCCATCGTCATCGGTGAGGAAGATACCCGCATAATACAGGTTGAAGCGGTCACGAATCAGATTTACGGTTTGTTCGATGAGCGGGTCGGTTTCCAAAATGCTACTGGCTGCCTGTGATACTTCGGCGGCGGTCTGAATTTGGATGGCTCGTTCTTGAATTTCTTCAATTAATTGCTCGCGCTCTTGTTCGGCTTGTTTTTGTGTCGTAATATCGCGCTGTACAGCTACAAATTGTGTGAGTTTATTTTCTGAATTGAAAATAGGCGCAATTGTGAGTTGGGCGTAATAGAGTTCGCCATTTTTGCGCTTGTTGATAAGTTCACCGCGCCAGGCTTTTCCTTGTGTAATCGTTTCCCACAGGTCTTTATAGAAATTGGCCTCTTGCTTGCCGCTTTTCAACACGCGGGGATTATTTCCAAAAGCCTCTTCAGCGGTGTAGCCGGTAACGGTTGTGAAGGCTGAATTGACAAATACAATATCGCCCTTTAAATCGGTAATCACAACCATATCGGCTGTAGATTCTACGGCACGGCCCAAGCGTTCTTGTTCGGCGAGCGCCTTTTGCGAAACATCGAAGAGACGCGCATTTTCTATGGCGGTTACTGTCTGCGCGATAATCGTTTCCACCATCTGGGTTTCATTTGCCGTAAACATTCGCCCCTCATCCTGTATGCCCAGGCCCAGCGTGCCGATAGCCTCATCTTGTATCACGAGCGGGTATATTGCCAGTGCATAAATCCCCAGTGTTTTCATTGTTTCGTGGATGGGTGCTGTCAGGGGGTCATTTTGGGCATCTTCAATAATCACCGGCTTTTTGGTGGTGAGGGCTTTCTCAGAAGATGGGTTTCCCTGGACGGGAATATCCATACCGATGGAGGGCGGGAAGGCGGGGTCCGGGTTATAGTCGCTGACGACTTTTAAAGTGTCTCTGGCTGCATTGAGCAGGGCAAAACCTGTTTGGACGTGGAGCGCTTCGCCCATCTCGGTGGTAATGATCTGTAAGCTCTCCTGAAGGTCAAGCGAGGAAGCAACCTGCGCCACTACGCGGTTGATGAGCGCTAATTCTTCCGCACGGCTGATCGATTCCATGAAAAGGCGTCCATTTTCAACGGTGATGGCTGCGGTGGTGGCAAACGCCTGGAAGAGGGATAGATCGGCCTCGGTAAAACGATTGCTTTCCGGGGAGCGTCCGGCCAGGAGAATGCCGCGCAATTCGCCTTTGAACATTAATGGTGTGCCCATCAACCGTTTGAGGGGGAAATGGGCGGGCGGTAAACCAATCGAACGCGGGTGCTGGCTAACATCATCCAGCAGCACGGTTTCGCCTTCGAGAATCGCCGAGAGAACCCCCTTGCCCTCTGGCATCCCGCTGAGATGGAAACGTTCAAGATCGACACCCGTAACCTTAAAGAATGGGGGCTGCGAAGGATCAGGGTGTAAAATCAGCAATCCGCTGTAATCTACCGGCACCAGATCATTCACCATTGCCACCAATTGTTCGCTGAGACGTTCGAGGTCCAACTCGGCGCTGATATCCTGGCTGGCTTTGTGCAGGCGGCTTAGTTCGCGGGCGCGCTGTTGTGCTTCTTCGTACAGGCGCGAGTTGTCGAAGGCCACCGCTGCCTGCGTAGCCAGTGTCAGCGCGAGCTCCAGTTCCTGGGGTGTTAAGTCACGCTCTTTTTCATAAGTTTCCAGTTCAATCACGCCAATGCTTTCCCCTTTTAACACGATTGGCAGAATGATCAGTGAGAGGCAATCATGGGCGCGCATATAAGCCAATTCGTGCGGGTCTGCATTTTCGTCGCTGGCGTGAATAATTAAAGGTTTTTGTGAGCGGAGGACTTCAGCCGTGGCGGGGAAGTCACTTAAATATGTAGGTGTGCCGGCGGCAAAGGGTGTAATTTCGTCCGAATCGCCGACATAGTAATCAGACACGACGGTGAGTGTTTCGGGATCTGTGAGCAGCGAAATCGAAGCCTCCGAAACCCTCATGGATGAAATAAATTGCCGCACAATAATCCCGGCGAG from Chloroflexota bacterium includes the following:
- a CDS encoding response regulator transcription factor, with the protein product MNAKILVVDDDEITLTSIAEILLTEGYFVVEASNGADALNILEQDDIDLMLLDIMMPGMSGIEVLRDVELISPETKVIMLTGNASLDTAVSALRHSAYDYISKPQGAQEILSRVANGLARRDEEKHKRILIAQIEDSIEQLKKAEGMTETVKYKRKVMSMPDGVMLDLARREIWRGNNKERLTPTEGKLLEVFVTSWGRVLTHGELVFLVQGYEVAEWEAPEVLRPLISRLRRKLATFPDGERWIASVRGTGYIFDADRPV
- a CDS encoding DMT family transporter, giving the protein MSKLRTKGITAALSSAIFFGMAPVFGKKAILLGASPLTVVATRTILAALMLLILMAIFRPRYLYIYPAGLLGCLLAGWINGIGSLFFYSSLGRIDAGVGLLLYSCYPLFVALWMFLDRQPPSRLTLFRLGLTIPAVYLLIQTGTQTIDLVGVLQMLVGAALYALHLPINQRVLYDMPAPTVAVYTLLAMSAVLLPTFFFSPVSTLPHETSVWMPMIGLTVVTFLSRLTLFLGVKHLGGMQTAILGLSEVLVTLLMAYVWLGEQLSSLQWLGAALLGISLILISMEKTLPQKDTPGGWLSWLSHPTISSELPWHPHD
- a CDS encoding pyridoxal-phosphate dependent enzyme, which encodes MKHSLQSHVFAECLNCGHQASYTPQAINCPQCGGGWREARYDYKAIAKDFLGNLAGRPFDIWRFYELLPINEHHPAISMGEGGTPLLKATNLGMMLGLKNLYIKDERQNPTGSFKDRQASITVAALKEAGITETVLASTGNVAISYSAYTARAGIKLWAFLTSLVPAEKMREVAIYGTQVIKVTASYDKTKALAAEFAQQRLQTSYLDRGVRSIPALEAMKTIAFEISEQLTNAMGSPSAKGTENAPPWQSPNWYIQAVSGGLGPVGVLKGFDELKTMGIIDRIPAFASIQAEGCAPMVHGWKNNLEKAEPVLSPRTHIATLATGDPGGTYTLLRKRILQANGGTFESVSDEEAFRAIHVLAKMEGLSMEPASAVAFAGLIKMVRAGQIKPDDIVVINLTGHTMPVEKMILGDGWVHDIEIPEKPPEEKPEEGLLSALSRITPKQYSSIAIVDDHPHARRLIRRILQSQGEYTIYEATNGREAIELARKEHPDVMILDLMMPEVDGFSVLDALKADEDTASIAVIVVTAKALTPDEKIRLRGRIHTLMQKGEFLDDELVGEINTLLGNGND
- a CDS encoding GAF domain-containing protein, which gives rise to MSDPNNLSKRLNDLFSDLIPEDIPLPIEAETILGWIWECDAYGRYLTCSPEVEQALGVDPADFIGESLTTFQLTGETPSGFQSQLEQHPTQGEFSVIYHNPHGKKIPARIHYFSTSNEKGQFNGWRGFTQILQDDSTAAANTAPQFSLTDGIAIEDNQRTNVSSPYSIAGQQSWDTRQTVVHSTTQDSPATLAVPFQLKNSLGLLEIIDDTPARDWSEDERLLAQEVAYQLSLALENAQLFEAEQRRAREMSTLHEISIELAQQQLDLNAVLDIITRRAMELLDADGGGLWVWDEATKELVLALTYQVDDVQMGGRRLKSGEGLSGRAYAEKQLQVVDNYLAWSGQATSFADAPFHAALAAPMIWQNQVSGVLTLTRSQANRPFEESAHNLAQLLAGQAAAMLRNASLFDEIQLRVRDLTTISSVSQSIASAPLVLEELAGIIVRQFISSMRVSEASISLLTDPETLTVVSDYYVGDSDEITPFAAGTPTYLSDFPATAEVLRSQKPLIIHASDENADPHELAYMRAHDCLSLIILPIVLKGESIGVIELETYEKERDLTPQELELALTLATQAAVAFDNSRLYEEAQQRARELSRLHKASQDISAELDLERLSEQLVAMVNDLVPVDYSGLLILHPDPSQPPFFKVTGVDLERFHLSGMPEGKGVLSAILEGETVLLDDVSQHPRSIGLPPAHFPLKRLMGTPLMFKGELRGILLAGRSPESNRFTEADLSLFQAFATTAAITVENGRLFMESISRAEELALINRVVAQVASSLDLQESLQIITTEMGEALHVQTGFALLNAARDTLKVVSDYNPDPAFPPSIGMDIPVQGNPSSEKALTTKKPVIIEDAQNDPLTAPIHETMKTLGIYALAIYPLVIQDEAIGTLGLGIQDEGRMFTANETQMVETIIAQTVTAIENARLFDVSQKALAEQERLGRAVESTADMVVITDLKGDIVFVNSAFTTVTGYTAEEAFGNNPRVLKSGKQEANFYKDLWETITQGKAWRGELINKRKNGELYYAQLTIAPIFNSENKLTQFVAVQRDITTQKQAEQEREQLIEEIQERAIQIQTAAEVSQAASSILETDPLIEQTVNLIRDRFNLYYAGIFLTDDDGSRSGEAGRWAMLRAGTGEAGKIQLAQGHKLEIGGTSMIGQSVASGDARISLLAPDEVERFINPVLPNTLSEMALPLRSRGIILGAMTIQSEEANAFSEDDIAALQTMADQVANSLQNARLFQETTAHTEELQLINNIVSQVASSLDMQENLNIIGQALLTSLPVDYLTIGLITPDKTAIDAIVSLTNLEKIPAISGSIIPLENTPMLKTITTKSPVYIQDIQNKPLPPAMKRLIEIVGTQTLALLPLVVADESIGTVGLHITEKGRSLNANEIRLIETILAQASTSIQNTRLFEQIEARQKQLFTAAEVSQAASSILETHPLLIQTVNLIRDRFDLYYVGIFLNDEAKRWSVLSAGTGEAGRIQLERDHKLEIGGASMIGQCIVSGEARISLLAPDEVERFVNPILPNTLSEMALPLRSRGEVIGAMTIQSEIANAFSDEDITALQTMSDQVANALQNASLFDQTQARASELTTLNEMSLQLGGQLDVQDIIHTIHEYTARLMDATYFFVCLYDEAEELLSFPLVIDNHEIGEIPPMKKTKGLTQYVIDSRVPLLITDNVDEVIRELDLEEIIIGEPAQSWLGVPLLIGDQVLGVIVTQNVQRPRMFTQHHQDLLVAIARQSAIALQNAQLFERTNAALNETQALYNITNVASHSLQLQNMLADVLEQVLASTGFDSGLISIYNKETATLDLISHQALPKELLHILKTNGLKGTLCELVYVQQEFVSLNDLTIESPINVQGLLDLGIHSYLGVPLEVRAEILGTLCAFSREKNTPVAAIGLMQAVGQQIGVAIENANLYEETQSALGRTEALYDISRSVLSVEELRDLLATVVHSVSQQLPANRVTLITFDTKNEKVTNFLEGGPGAQHVVHVPYKELLGGLSGWVLETREAALSPKDVPDPRENEIAQQRRIETNCGAIIVVPLLHRDQIMGTMTAINLPEEPNFTQSDVDLMMAMASQVAIALRNVELYAQTQQQLKNISALQETTSQLNAALTLDGVINTLLSHMTATAKASSASLFMLSGNTITRSGIYPRRSDDASLIGETLLLSDYPLTQQVIESKEPLTVSTADPQLQEHARDAFKASNIAVNAMIPISNPEGVIGVISINRNSPAENFAQEEIILLHTLATQAAAAIQNARLYEEQRETAEQLRELDKLKSQFLANMSHELRTPLNSIIGFSRVIMKGIDGPVTNQQQQDLSAIYSAGQHLLNMINDILDISKIEAGKMELAFEEIDLTEIFESVLSTARGLVKDKPVKLISSIVETLPQVHADPTRVRQILLNLLSNAAKFTDEGSITLSAKQQLDSFGQPEIYISVTDTGVGIPLESQADLFEPFTQVDGSATRKTGGTGLGLSITRLLVDLHGGMINVESAPGKGSTFSFSLPLTAKDKLTILSVDSDIQVSLLYQRYLQGTDYQVITLVEPDDVKEMARQYQPFAITLELVFPDQDGWEIFETLKADPDTQDIPVIICSLREEQEKAQVMGAAGYLLKPILSNDLRNALNRIRDISAPEAD